A genomic stretch from Arachis stenosperma cultivar V10309 chromosome 3, arast.V10309.gnm1.PFL2, whole genome shotgun sequence includes:
- the LOC130966633 gene encoding uncharacterized protein LOC130966633, producing MDKVMTLSDAAGLGRRAGPRSPSSSSILPYNLPLLAALLACALAQFLKIFTTWYKEKRWDTKRMLDSGGMPSSHSAAVSALAVAIGLQEGTGSSAFAIAVVLSCIVMYDASGVRLHAGRQAELLNQIVCELPPEHPLSSCRPLRDSLGHTPLQVFVGSILGCIIAFLMRGPH from the exons ATGGACAAAGTCATGACATTGTCCGATGCGGCGGGCTTGGGCCGACGGGCCGGTCCACGTTCTCCTTCCTCGTCTTCCATCCTGCCCTACAACCTCCCCCTTCTCGCCGCCCTCCTCGCCTGCGCCCTCGCCCAGTTCCTCAAGATCTTCACCACCTG GTACAAGGAAAAGAGATGGGATACTAAAAGGATGCTTGATTCTGGTGGAATGCCTTCATCGCATTCTGCAGCGGTATCAGCACTAGCAGTGGCTATAGGTCTCCAAGAAGGAACAGGGTCATCCGCATTTGCAATTGCTGTCGTCTTGTCATGTATT GTAATGTATGATGCCTCAGGAGTTAGACTTCATGCAGGTCGGCAGGCAGAA TTGCTGAATCAAATTGTGTGTGAGCTACCACCAGAACATCCTTTATCCAGTTGCAGACCTCTGCGTGATTCACTTGGCCATACTCCACTTCAG GTTTTTGTCGGTAGCATATTGGGATGCATAATAGCATTTTTGATGAGAGGCCCCCATTAA
- the LOC130969437 gene encoding probable carboxylesterase 15: MSNTLDSKPTLVDDCRGVLHVYSDGAIVRSSNPSFNVPVQDDGTVLWKDVIFYPTHDLWLRLYKPAASCHSGSKLPIFYYIHGGGFCIGSRTWPNCQNYCFRLASELQAVVVAPDYRLAPENRLPAAIEDGYTAIKWLQAQAVSDKPDPWLNGVGDFSRVFISGDSAGGNIAHNLAVRLGSKSLELAPVQVKGYILLAPFFGGTIRTKLEAEGPKDAFLNLELIDRFWRLSIPVGENTDHPLVNPFGPISKSLETIDLDPILVVVGGSDLLRDRAEDYAMKLKDLGKDVEYVEFEGQQHGFFTINPNSEPSKKLMLVIKHFINKYSA; this comes from the exons ATGTCCAACACGTTGGATTCCAAGCCCACCTTAGTGGATGATTGTCGTGGTGTTCTTCATGTGTACAGTGATGGTGCTATAGTGCGTTCTTCCAATCCAAGTTTCAATGTTCCTGTCCAAGACGACGGCACCGTTTTGTGGAAAGATGTCATTTTTTATCCTACCCATGACCTTTGGCTTCGGCTCTACAAGCCAGCCGCTTCGTGCCACTCCGGCTCCAAGCTTCCCATATTTTACTATATCCACGGCGGCGGCTTTTGCATCGGCTCCCGCACGTGGCCTAATTGTCAAAACTATTGTTTTCGGCTAGCTTCTGAGCTTCAAGCCGTGGTCGTTGCCCCAGATTATCGGCTCGCTCCCGAGAATCGGCTCCCAGCTGCAATTGAGGATGGCTACACGGCCATCAAGTGGCTTCAAGCCCAAGCTGTGAGCGACAAGCCGGATCCATGGTTGAATGGAGTGGGTGATTTCAGCCGAGTGTTCATATCCGGCGACTCAGCCGGTGGAAACATAGCTCACAATTTGGCTGTTAGGCTCGGCTCCAAGTCGCTGGAGTTGGCGCCAGTTCAGGTGAAAGGCTATATTCTATTGGCACCTTTCTTTGGTGGAACTATCCGAACCAAATTAGAAGCTGAAGGACCTAAAGATGCTTTTCTCAATTTGGAACTCATTGACAG GTTCTGGAGGCTTTCAATACCTGTTGGGGAAAACACTGATCATCCACTTGTGAATCCATTTGGACCAATTAGCAAGAGTCTTGAAACAATTGATCTTGACCCAATTCTAGTGGTGGTTGGAGGGAGTGATTTGCTTAGAGACAGGGCAGAGGATTATGCAATGAAACTCAAGGATTTGGGTAAAGATGTTGAGTATGTAGAATTTGAAGGACAACAACATGGTTTCTTCACCATTAATCCCAACTCAGAGCCATCAAAGAAGTTGATGTTGGTCATCAAACATTTCATAAATAAGTATTCTGCCTAA